Proteins encoded in a region of the Dryobates pubescens isolate bDryPub1 chromosome 14, bDryPub1.pri, whole genome shotgun sequence genome:
- the GDF6 gene encoding growth/differentiation factor 6 — protein sequence MNARRALLSAALLASLLWDLPCCLPASLPAASSKGGRGRRLPRSPRENRPRQGGHAVGRALPRAEPHEYMLSLFRTYSIAEKLGINASFFQSSKSANTITSFVDRGRDDLPPAPLRRQQYVFDVSTLSETEELVGAELRLFRRAPRGHPPPVVPLHMQLFSCLSQRPLDSRALDPRAAPTAGWEVFDVRQSLREPRPWKRLCLELRASAGRGPPRWLDLRGLGFGRRARPPQERALLVVFTRARRRSLLGELRAELGAPPPPAARHPPARRQRRTAFASRHGKRHGKKSRLRCSKKPLHVNFKELGWDDWIIAPLEYEAHHCEGVCDFPLRSHLEPTNHAIIQTLMNSMDPGSTPPSCCVPTKLTPISILYIDAGNNVVYKQYEDMVVESCGCR from the exons ATGAATGCACGCCGGGCCCTGCTCTCCGCCGCCTTGCTTGCCAGCCTCCTCTGGGATTTACCTTGCTGCCTCCCGGCTTCCCTACCCGCCGCCTCCTCCAAGGGCGGACGGGGCCGCAGGCTGCCGCGGTCCCCACGGGAGAACCGCCCGCGGCAAGGGGGACACGCCGTGGGCCGGGCGCTCCCACGAGCGGAACCCCACGAGTACATGCTGTCTCTGTTCAGGACTTACTCTATCGCGGAGAAACTGGGCATCAACGCCAGCTTTTTTCAGTCGTCCAAATCCGCCAACACCATCACTAGCTTTGTAGACAGGGGACGAG ACGATCTCCCGCCCGCTCCCCTGAGGCGGCAGCAGTACGTGTTCGATGTCTCGACCCTCTCGGAGACGGAGGAGCTGGTGGGGGCCGAGCTGCGGCTGTTCCGCCGGGCCCCCCGCGGCCACCCGCCGCCTGTCGTCCCGCTGCACATGCAactcttctcctgcctctcgCAGCGTCCGCTGGACTCCCGCGCCCTGGACCCGCGGGCGGCCCCGACCGCCGGCTGGGAGGTCTTCGACGTGCGGCAGAGCCTGCGGGAGCCACGGCCCTGGAAGCGCCTGTGCCTGGAGCTGCGCGCCTCGGCGGGCCGCGGGCCGCCGCGCTGGCTGGACCTGCGGGGCCTGGGCTTCGGGCGCCGGGCGAGGCCGCCGCAGGAGCGGGCGCTGCTGGTGGTCTTCACCCGCGCCCGGCGGCGGAGCCTGCTCGGGGAGCTGCGCGCAGAGCTCggcgcgccgccgccgcccgctgcCCGCCACCCGCCGGCCCGGCGCCAGCGGCGCACCGCCTTCGCCAGCCGGCACGGCAAGCGGCACGGCAAGAAGTCCCGCCTGCGCTGCAGCAAGAAGCCGCTGCACGTCAACTtcaaggagctgggctgggacgACTGGATTATCGCTCCGCTAGAGTACGAGGCCCACCACTGCGAAGGGGTCTGCGACTTTCCGCTGCGCTCCCACCTGGAGCCCACGAACCACGCCATCATCCAGACCCTCATGAACTCCATGGACCCCGGCTCCACGCCGCCCAGCTGCTGCGTCCCCACCAAATTGACTCCAATCAGCATCCTCTACATCGACGCGGGCAACAACGTGGTGTACAAGCAGTACGAGGacatggtggtggagtcctgcGGCTGCAGGTAG